One window of Watersipora subatra chromosome 3, tzWatSuba1.1, whole genome shotgun sequence genomic DNA carries:
- the LOC137389803 gene encoding L-2-hydroxyglutarate dehydrogenase, mitochondrial-like isoform X3 — protein MQTRYPMLKCAIIEKEDGFAEHQSGRSSGVIHAGIYYAPGSLMAKLCVDGLHRMYKFCQQHDVAHDRCGKLIVATETEELERLAGLYERAKINNVPDVRMVEKNEIKDIEPHCQGLRAIHSPHTGIVDYHGVTNTLVRLFKEDGGFSYTNFKVTSFNPVDSSSNSAVHIHGKNKDVVVKARYVITCGGLYADKLAVMSGCNPLPKIVPFRGDYLVLKEEKRHLVKGNIYPVPNPKFPFLGVHFTPRTDGEMWLGPNAILAFKREGYGLFDFNLKEFAEASFYRGLQKLVFKNFGHVVNELYNGFNLTATVKNLQKFIPEITPKDVVRGPSGVRAQALAADGSLVNDFLFDGGTGDVGSRMLHVRNAPSPAATSSLAIAEMVVDEAEQKFSFKTVRHDFLS, from the exons CCGAGCATCAAAGTGGCAGGAGCAGTGGGGTTATCCACGCGGGGATATATTACGCTCCTGGATCTCTTATGGCTAAACTTTGTGTTGACGGACTTCACAGGATGTACAAGTTTTGCCAACAGCATGATGTAGCCCATGACAGGTGTGGCAAG CTGATAGTTGCTACAGAGACTGAGGAGTTGGAAAGACTTGCGGGTCTTTATGAAAGGGCTAAGATTAACAATGTTCCAGATGTAAGGATGGTCGAGAAAAATGAGATAAAGGACATAGAACCACATTGCCAG GGGCTGAGAGCTATTCACTCCCCACATACTGGTATTGTGGACTATCACGGTGTGACCAACACTCTTGTCAGACTCTTCAAAGAGGATGGAGGTTTCAGCTATACTAACTTCAAGGTCACCTCCTTCAACCCAGTCGATTCCTCGAGTAATTCAGCTGTTCACATTCATGGAAAAAATAAG GATGTGGTGGTGAAAGCTCGATACGTAATCACCTGTGGAGGGCTCTATGCAGATAAGTTGGCTGTCATGTCTGGTTGTAATCCACTGCCCAAAATTGTTCCATTTCGGGGCGACTATCTGGTGCTAAAAGAGGAGAAACGTCATTTGGTCAAAGGCAATATTTATCCA GTTCCAAACCCTAAATTTCCATTCCTCGGCGTTCACTTTACTCCCCGGACCGATGGTGAGATGTGGTTGGGTCCCAACGCTATTCTTGCATTTAAAAGAGAGGGATACGGCCTGTTTGACTTTAATCTAAAGGAGTTTGCTGAGGCTTCATTTTATAG GGGCCTTCAGAAACTCGTCTTCAAGAACTTTGGCCACGTTGTGAATGAGCTTTACAATGGATTCAACCTTACGGCAACGGTAAAAAATCTTCAAAAGTTCATTCCAGAGATAACTCCAAAAGACGTAGTCAG AGGCCCATCTGGAGTTCGAGCTCAGGCACTTGCAGCGGATGGCTCTTTAGTCAATGATTTTCTGTTTGATGGTGGCACTGGTGATGTTGGCTCCCGCATGCTGCATGTTCGTAATGCTCCATCACCCGCCGCCACATCTTCGCTGGCCATTGCTGAGATGGTTGTAGATGAGGCCGAGCAAAAGTTTAGCTTCAAAACTGTTAGACACGACTTTCTATCTTGA